AGACCTGAGATGCAACagcgtccagcagaggcagcagtgagtccgTGCCTCAGACTCATGTTACAGCCTGACGGTCCGTGGATCCTCCTCCGTAACACAGCTTTAAAGGGCATCGTGCTCGTGCTGCCGGAGCCCTTTTAAtgaggtcatgtgaccaataagatggctgctgtgaggtcactgTAACAGAGCGCTGAGGAAGGCGGAGCTCCGCTTTAAGGATTTTATGTTGATGTTACTGATCAGCAGGTGTGATGCTCCCGTACGTCGCTGTCCGCCCTTTCATCCAAACACGAAACAACAAGGGCCAACTTTGATCCTGCAGACCGCAGAGCGAGCTCGCAGCGGCTGTGTCCATCTGCGGTCCCGAGACAAGAACCTCAGGTTTATCGGGTCCAGACTGAGGACGCTTCCAGACAGAAAACGTCCAGCAgctaacaaagcagcacacCACCTGTGGAGGCTCTTCGGCCAAACGCATGCAGGAGCTCAGAAACGCAGGGGCTGAAGTTCAAATGGATCAGAGACCGGATCTATAACTCGCCTAACAGCAGTTTACCGACGGCTTCGCCTGACCAGCTGTGAaaacaacaggaagtcagcgGCTTGTTTTCATTCCTGCAGTCGAGCTCCCGTTTACCTCCAAACACCTCTGATCCCAGCACGGACAGGACGACGCGTGCGGCAAGCAGAACACGCCGTGCTCTCGCTGCTTCCACGCACAGCAGGCGTCTGTCAACACTACAGTAACGCAGCAGCACGATTGAAGCACGTGAAAAGTTCAGAGCTGGATTGTTACTTGCAGAAAGTAACTTGGTTacttttgggggggaaaaacatttttagagtAACAGCACTGACAGCTGCGGCTCGGGAGGACCAGCGGCtcgttggtggttcgatccccagCTACTCTACTCTGCATCTCAACGTAACCCCCAGACCCAGGCCTCTGTGAGGTCCACCAATAGGAGCACAAAAATCTcagccccacacacacacacacacacacgggcggCCGACAGCTTCAGCTCCACGCCGGCTTCACTCTGAACGTCAGCCAGGACGCACAGCCAGGAACAACAGGAAAACTGTGTCAGTCTGGAAAAGCAGTCGCAGCATTAGGTCATCAGGCAAAGCAGCatctgtgacctttgacctccaccAAGGAGCAGCACAAGATGAAGGAGGATTATGataaactgtgaatcatgcaaagctactctactACAACCCAAGAAGAAAGATGAGGAGCTGGAAACGAGCACACAGGTCTGAGTTTGTTGCTTTTTGGTTCCAGTTTTCTTTCTCAACCCACCATCACAGCTTCAATAACACTTCCTGTAACCCAGGggtgggaactccaggcctcgagctTTATCACCCTGGGTCGGCACACCTGGGTCAAATGATCAGTTCAGTTCCAGGCCTCTGCAGAACTTCacgacatgttgaggaggtcgtttagccatttaaatcagctgacaTGTCTGAAAACCTGCAGGacgccggccctcgaggcctggagccCCCCGGAGCCCCGCccctgctgtaaccctaatattaataaaacatttaacCCTATGATGTcatcttctgctttttttttttttaaactgttgaaCCTCTGCACTGTTGCTTTTTCCAAAACAGACTGGGAGCTGACGATGACGCCGTAAACAAAGAGCTCCAGGTTCCTGCTCGCAGCTCTGCGTGTGCGCCGCTGTGTGGCGCGTCGGAGGGTCGCTCTGGACGAGCTGATAGTTACTCCACCTGAGAATAAATGCCACTGTGTCCGTGTGACACTTACTGTAATCAATGATCCCTGCCAGACATGCATGGCGGTGGCGCTTCACTTCCTGTCAGCTTTGACTGTTTGAACGCTCTGCATGACGTCTGTTTTAGATTAATAACTGGAGAAAACGTGGTCAGCATCGACAGGGCCTGAATATTTTTGGTTCAAACACTGAAGACGATGAAAAGTGTAACGAGGAGGCTTCAGCTGCGTCCACAGCAGAAAACGTCTCCTCGTCTCGTTAGCAACAGCTCCACCGCCGTGGCACCACAGaagcaaaaggaaaacagaaaacttCCACAAATCCCAAAGTGAAAGAAACCTTAACTCATCTACAGACAGACAAGAGCACAAAGACGAAGGTCAACTCACGCGTCGGAGTGGGTAATGTCATCCAAAGTGGCCGAGGCAGACAGATATCTGAAGACACAACAGCAGGAAAAATCACACAGAGACACTCACAGCACACGTCAGCTGAAAACGTCCAAAACATGCTAGAAGCTGCCGCTGTGTGCGGCCGGACAGGAACGCCGACTCTCCTGAGCACACGGAGGAGGTTTAAAAACGCCGCCGCCGTGGATTCAGAGCTGCACGTTCATATAACACGTTGATGGAAAAGAATATTCACATGTAATACAGATCTGCAACATAAAAACCTCCAGCTGAAAAGAAGCCGTCACAGATGAACAGCAGTCACACAGTCAGCACATCCGTGTTGGCGGCGGTCCGCTGCGAGGGGCGGGGCGTAAAGCGAGGTTGCAGGTACACGGGTAAACACTCAGACCTCACAGAGCAGGGAGAGGATCAGCGTGGAgttcacaggagtcacacagccACGCAGCTGAGGGCGGAGCCAGGAAACAGGAACGCCGCCCTGACCGAGGAACCTACAggtgtgtgcgcctgtgtgcgtgtgtgtgtgtgtgtgtgcgcgtgtgtgtgtgtgtgcgcctgtgtgtgtgtgtgtgcgcgcctgtgtgtgtgtgtgtgtgtgtgtgcgcctgtgtgtgtgtgtgtgtgcgcgcgcgcgcctgtgtgtgtgtgtgtgtgcgcgcctgtgtgtgtgtgtgtgtgtgcgcctgtgtgtgtgtgtgtgtgtgtgcgcctgtgtgtgtgtgtgtgtgtgtgtgtgtgtgtgtgtgtgtgtgtgcgcgtctgtgtgtgcgcctgtgtgtgtgtctgtgtgtgcgcctgtgtgtgcgcctgtgtgtgtgtctgtgtgtgtgtgtgtgtgcgcctgtgtgtgtgtgtgcgtgtgtgcctgtgtgtgtgtgtgtgcgtgcctgtgtgtgtgtgtgcgcctgtgtgtgtgtgtgcgtgtgcgcctgtgtgtgtgtgtgtgtgtgtgcgcgcctgtgtgtgtgtgtgtgtgcgtgtgcgcctgtgtgtgcgtgtgcgcctgtgtgtgtgtgtgtgtgtgtttactgacTGTGTTGCTGTTCGAATAATTGTTGTGAAGTAGCTGTAGGCCTGTCGTGATGACCTTTGACCTAGCCCACCAATCAGAAACGGGCCTGTGCAGGTCCCGGTTTAAACAGCCAATCACAATGAGCCGTATCCTGTGTCCACTAACATTCAAACACCTGCACTGGTGAAGCTGCTATtgtggttgccatggtgatgaGACTTTTGGCCGCACCGCTCAAACCCGAGACCGGAGCTGTGAGCGTCAGGAAGGAGGCCGTCTCTGCTTCCCTCGTGGTCAGCGTCCACTCAGTCCACAGTCACAGAGAAACGTGCGTGTTGGTGATCACATGATGCCATGGAGTTAAAACTCACCGAACATTTCACCCATTTATCTGAAGCTCTGCGATAAATATTAACCGCAGGGACAGGCTCCACCCCCCGCCAACCTGATAAGGATCAGAGGACGGATGGATGATGTGATGATATTTAAACTTTGATCTGTGAAACATGACACGGTGAGCTGCAGCATAAGGTCGAATCCAACGCACAGCAGACTCCTGTTGTGCAACAATCCGATTCTGACCTCGCAGACAgcctgagttatttttacagaaaCCGGAGCCGCCCCGCGAGGCCAGCCTCCGCCCACAACTGTCCCCTCCCACTGCACGGGCCACATCAACCCAAACGGCTCCGTCTCCACCGCCTCCGGTTTACTTTGAGACAAGACGCTCAGTCAGCTGATCCACAAAACGAGGAAacgggaaaaaaagagaacatcTAAAAATATTCATGCGGCCGTGACGTGTTCATAACTCACAGCGTCTGTGCGCGCCTCACCCGCCTGCCCGTCTTCCTGGATATCACGTATCATGTGACTAAGCAAAACACCGTCtcttcccctcctcctctctcgcATTCCTTTCCTCCCACTCGTTCCTGCAGCAGCGAGTCCGAGCTGTCCGTGTGGTTGcagacacgtttccagctgcaTTAGAGTAAAATCCACGCTGACTGCACGTCTGCGGCAGACGAACGACCACAAACTAACACCGACAGCGCTCGCCGACGTGCTGGTGTATTTCTGCGAGcagaacaaacaccagaaaCCTGCCggtgcagctgctgctgcttgtgaGTCAAGCACGAGTCGGCAGCGCCGCCCCGTCAGGTCACGCCAACTATCCGAGCGAGCTCGCCAATCCGGTTCATTACAGAGGCGGAACCTGGAAACTTCCAGCAGCCTCAGGCCTCAGCAGCCGGGCGGGAACGCTGCGATTCACAGCGTGTCTTTGCTCTCCTGGCACAGAAACGTGTCCCTCGGACTGACCCAGACTGGAAGTCGTTTCAGGGGTCAGCCGGGATCGCCCGGGGTCAGATGGCGTGCTTGAGGCTCTGAGTGATGCAGCAATTCTGCACATGCTCATTGGGAACGACTCATCCTCTGTGGGGTCTCCAACTCCACGTGTCCGGGAGCGCTGTCACCTTTAACAGGGTTTTTGGACGTTAACGTCAACCGTAAAAACACCCGTGGCGCCAACGCCAAGGTGTGTCTGCGACGGAAGCCGCTGGCCTCGGGAGACACAGGCCTGCAGCTGCATGGTGAATAACCACGGTCCGACAAACGAGTCGCGTTTTACCGTCACTGGGTTTGACTTTGAAACGTTTCAAAGCTCTGTCCTGCCTCGCCTTATAAATCAAGCGCACCCATCTCCATGACGGCACGGCAGCGTTTTCTCCCCACGAGCTCCCAGCGCGTCTACTCCAGCTACAGCCACAAGTCAAACCAACGTGGCTTCCAATCACCAGCAAAGACCTTCATCGGTTCAATAGCTGCCTTTTactgaatgaaaaaacaaacatgtaattATCAGCACAATAGTTACACATGGAAGTGTGACCACGCCTCCTTTAGAGGAGGTGCGCTTGATTTCTAACAGCGGGGAACAATGAATGACTGACTGCAGTGAACAGCCTGTAACTCAGACAGCAGAGGGGGGAAGGCTGTTTGAAGAAGCCAAAAATACGGAGGAAGACTGATGCTGAGAGGAAGCAGGAGAGGACACCGTCACATCTGGAGGCAAAGACACCTGATCTCTGAGAGGGGAAGTGAAGAAATACACTGAACCTTTAGCTCCTCCACAGAGAATCTGATAACCAAACACACTCGGGTGAGTGAGGCATGCAGCTCAGGCTGCTGTGGTCAGGACGCCCACACCAAATCCCACCTCAGTGCTACCTCACAGCAGAGCACTCACTCCAGCAGTTGCTCTGTCCGCTGACACCACGGTGCATGATGCTAGCATCACAGACTCACACTCAGTCCTCAGTAACTGGAGCTCAGCCTTCTTCCTGGTCTGTTAGTACAGAAACGTCACAGCAGCCATGTTATCggtcacatgatgtcattaaaaatgctccgaCAGCACAAACACGGTGCAGAGGTCCGGCTCAGGGACCTGAGACCGAGCAGACAGCTGCAGGTGAGCCTGAGCAGCTCCCACACTAGACCGCTGAAATGTTCACGCACACGTTAGAAGCTGGGTGCCAAAGTCAGAGCGTGAGAGCGCAAACAGAGCGAGCAGCGAGCACGGCGTCGACTCACAGATCTGAACGGGTCACCCGCTCGTTCCACTCGCCCAGCGTCTCAGCCGTTCTCACGtagctggaaacacacacaggacGGCGTCAGCTCAGCCTGAATCACACTTCAGTATAACCCCTCCTGTCATCCTGCagctctgtctgaaacaagctccGCCCCTTATAGACCCACTTTctgctgattggctgcccctcactaACAGAAGGTTAGACAGCAGTGACTTCTCCTTCCTTCAGAAAAGCTTTGCTGCCATTAAAGCGCAGAGCGCCGCTGCGTCTGAGCGCGTCAGAGATGAAACTGTCTCTGCAGCTTCCGTTTCATCTGAACGATGCAACGTGAAACCGGATGGGTCAGTCTGCAGCTCGTTACTACCGGCGCCCGCAGGGACTCGCACACACCCTCTCGCATCCTGTGCCAGAAGCTCGTCTATCAGCAGGTGCTCCCTGCACATCCTCAGGatcacatctcctcctcagcATCAGGAGGTGGGATCCAAACCAGGTGAAGCTGGACTCTATGTGCAGATGTGGCTGTGCCACAAGCCGAGGCCTTCAACTTGTTCAGTTTCTTCTTTGCAAACCAATCAGGATCCACAGACTCGGGCTGAACCTCCAGCCTCGGTGAAGCGAGCCTCCGACTGCTGAACAGTACTCATGCTTCAACAGCTCGTCTCCTCACCTGTGGGGACCTCCCAGCCTGACAGCCCCGGGGTTCAGTCCACATCGTGGCAAACCAGATACAGCTTTGGTGACggtggaaggaaaaactcccttttaacaggaagaaacctctgacagaaccagCTGAGGAAGCCAAAGCCATCAAACACATGAATTTAGGCTAATTAAACGCGACGCCATCCAGAACAAATCAATGTTTGCATGAGTCCAACCTTCGGTCCTCTTGTTATTCAGAGCTGAGCTGAAGGCTGTGAGCGATATCTGCTGGGACTGAATGGAGCCTTTATTTAGTCTAAGCTGTGGAGAACATTTGAAACGTAAAGCACCGAGATATACGAAAGCTCTCCGAGGACAGCCTAACCTCCCGGCGCATTCACAGATACGTACGCGTTGGAGGTCTGCACGTCCTGCCAGCTCCTCGTGAGGTTCTGCCTGAGTTCGTTGAGCGGGTTGAGGCCGAGTTTCCTCTTCAGCTCTGCGGCGTGTCTCTCTTTTGCGCACAAAACCTGCCGCAGGGTGTTGATCTCCTCCTCCACCTGAAACACATTCACAGACTTTCTTAAAACAGGAGCTTTAAATCCAACTCCACAGAAAGTCACGTTATTTGATGGAGAGACCGTAAACACCACCATCCTTATTCACCCCCACCCCTCAAACTGTTTTCTGGAGGCTTGGAGAAAGCTGCGTTCACACAGgaaggaagaaaacaaacacacactggcaaCACAAAGGGGGCGGGGCAAATAAAATTGTTCTCAACTGTAGCGACTACAAGTGAGAGCTCAGGATACTGCTGACTGACTGATGAAGTGGTAGTAAGTACATTAGAAGGTTACCTAGGTAACCAGCACCCGGTCCATTAGCGACCGCCGAGTCCAGGCGTCTGAtctcaatataaaaaaaaaaattaaaaaaaaaaaaaaacaggctcaagtggcgatcgtggctcaagagttggcagttcatcttgtaatcacaaggttgccggttcgagccccggctcagacagtcgcagccgttgtgtccttgggcaagacacttcacccgttgcctactggtggtggtcagagggcccggtggcgccagtgtccggcagccttgcctctgtcagtgcgccccagggtggctgtggctacaatgtagctgccatcaccagtgtgtgaatgtgtgtgtgaatgggtggatgactggatatgtaaagcgctttggggtcgcTATACAAACACAGGCCATTCACCATTTTTATTTCAGGCTCAAGTAACGGTTTAACCGCAGAGGCCGTGGCGTAAACGCAGCGCTCATGATGTCATGACAGTCACAGGATCAGAGGGTTAAATTAAACAGCTGCTCAGTGAAACCTTTCGCTGTAATCAGTCACCTGACACTTCATTTCAAAACTCCTGAGCTCCAGTTTTGGATCCAAACACTGCAAACTAACACTTAAAGAAGCCCCGCCCCCACCACACAGGTGCTGTTGAGCACCTGGGATCTCAGCAGGTGTGGTGTGTACCTTGGTGAGCTCGGTGCGGAGctcctccgcctcctcctccgTCAGGCCAGGTGGAGGAGGGTTGGCTGGGTTCCCCATAGCGCCCTCCACGGGCACGTCGGACAGGCTGTCTGTGCGATCCACGCCGAGAGCTTTGTTAGGAGAGTTCAGGTTGATAtctgagaggaggaagaggaggaggcgggATTAGAGACACTGAGACAATGCTGAAAGCAACAgaggcgcgcgcacacacacacacacacacaggaaaaggcGAGTGCTGGCGGCAGCTGATATCAAACAGGAAGTGGCAGCAGCTGCTGCGAACACCGCCACACTGAGAAAGAAACTGAGTCATGCTGGAACAGAAGGACTGGTTCTGATGGGCGTAGCAGCCTGTGGACCAGTGCGGTCCAACACGGAGGACCTCTGGCGGTGGACGTGAGTCAGCAGGAAACGCTGGCGACCCCGGTCAGACCGGCAAATGGTAAAAATCAGCAGGATGACCCTGTgacctccaccacctccacccgTTTCATTTAAACCAGGATCCACACTTGAGAAAAAAATCTCACTGATGACCGACTGTAGAGACGACACAGACCACCATAATGGTGACCTCGCAGGTGTGTCAGCCAATGAGCAATGGCCTCAACGCAGGTTTACCCGCATTTCCAGCACAGCCAGCTGGGCCCCAATAAATCCTGACTCACGGTCGAAGAGCAGATTATTGTACGATTGTGCGTCCGTCTGAGCCCGCCTTTGTCACAGACTTTACTGGGCGGGGGTGTGTCGATGGACAGATGGCAGTCAAAGCGATTCTTACCCAGCGTCCCCCGGTGCATTAAAGTAACGCTGTCCCTGTGCTGACAGTCATAATGCATTAAATCAGGTTTCACATCGCACAAACAccctttagtgtgtgtgtgtctgcgcagCTACACTGACCCGAGTGTGCAGGATTCAGCCTCGGAATTACAGCCCAGCATTTCAAAATAATAGACAACATCTGCAATTATAGAGGCACAAAAACACCACACAATGTTCTCTCGATGCTCGCCGGCATCATTCATGTCGTTACTGAAGGACGTCCTTCCACACTTCCTGGTTACAGCAGCGCTGACACAGCGTTACAGCCGGACCCTCGGCACAGGCCGCATGCAAGCACCTGGGC
This region of Maylandia zebra isolate NMK-2024a linkage group LG20, Mzebra_GT3a, whole genome shotgun sequence genomic DNA includes:
- the tpd52l2b gene encoding tpd52 like 2b isoform X9, whose protein sequence is MDPASQDINLNSPNKALGVDRTDSLSDVPVEGAMGNPANPPPPGLTEEEAEELRTELTKVEEEINTLRQVLCAKERHAAELKRKLGLNPLNELRQNLTRSWQDVQTSNAYKKTQETLSQAGQKTTAALSTMSTALSKKIGDMRNSPTFKSFEDKMGNLKYKVVGQRGNGDAVSSPTDTTPTQENPSF
- the tpd52l2b gene encoding tpd52 like 2b isoform X2 codes for the protein MDPASQDINLNSPNKALGVDRTDSLSDVPVEGAMGNPANPPPPGLTEEEAEELRTELTKVEEEINTLRQVLCAKERHAAELKRKLGLNPLNELRQNLTRSWQDVQTSNAYVRTAETLGEWNERVTRSDLYLSASATLDDITHSDAYKKTQETLSQAGQKTTAALSTMSTALSKKIGDMRALPFSNSFSNYSIRHSISMPAMRNSPTFKSFEDKMGNLKYKVVGQRGNGDAVSSPTDTTPTQENPSF
- the tpd52l2b gene encoding tpd52 like 2b isoform X3 — encoded protein: MDPASQDINLNSPNKALGVDRTDSLSDVPVEGAMGNPANPPPPGLTEEEAEELRTELTKVEEEINTLRQVLCAKERHAAELKRKLGLNPLNELRQNLTRSWQDVQTSNAYLSASATLDDITHSDAYKKTQETLSQAGQKTTAALSTMSTALSKKIGDMRALPFSNSFSSNYSIRHSISMPAMRNSPTFKSFEDKMGNLKYKVVGQRGNGDAVSSPTDTTPTQENPSF
- the tpd52l2b gene encoding tpd52 like 2b isoform X1 — protein: MDPASQDINLNSPNKALGVDRTDSLSDVPVEGAMGNPANPPPPGLTEEEAEELRTELTKVEEEINTLRQVLCAKERHAAELKRKLGLNPLNELRQNLTRSWQDVQTSNAYVRTAETLGEWNERVTRSDLYLSASATLDDITHSDAYKKTQETLSQAGQKTTAALSTMSTALSKKIGDMRALPFSNSFSSNYSIRHSISMPAMRNSPTFKSFEDKMGNLKYKVVGQRGNGDAVSSPTDTTPTQENPSF
- the tpd52l2b gene encoding tpd52 like 2b isoform X4; translated protein: MDPASQDINLNSPNKALGVDRTDSLSDVPVEGAMGNPANPPPPGLTEEEAEELRTELTKVEEEINTLRQVLCAKERHAAELKRKLGLNPLNELRQNLTRSWQDVQTSNAYLSASATLDDITHSDAYKKTQETLSQAGQKTTAALSTMSTALSKKIGDMRALPFSNSFSNYSIRHSISMPAMRNSPTFKSFEDKMGNLKYKVVGQRGNGDAVSSPTDTTPTQENPSF
- the tpd52l2b gene encoding tpd52 like 2b isoform X5, with product MDPASQDINLNSPNKALGVDRTDSLSDVPVEGAMGNPANPPPPGLTEEEAEELRTELTKVEEEINTLRQVLCAKERHAAELKRKLGLNPLNELRQNLTRSWQDVQTSNAYVRTAETLGEWNERVTRSDLYLSASATLDDITHSDAYKKTQETLSQAGQKTTAALSTMSTALSKKIGDMRNSPTFKSFEDKMGNLKYKVVGQRGNGDAVSSPTDTTPTQENPSF
- the tpd52l2b gene encoding tpd52 like 2b isoform X8, yielding MDPASQDINLNSPNKALGVDRTDSLSDVPVEGAMGNPANPPPPGLTEEEAEELRTELTKVEEEINTLRQVLCAKERHAAELKRKLGLNPLNELRQNLTRSWQDVQTSNAYLSASATLDDITHSDAYKKTQETLSQAGQKTTAALSTMSTALSKKIGDMRNSPTFKSFEDKMGNLKYKVVGQRGNGDAVSSPTDTTPTQENPSF